The proteins below come from a single Pieris brassicae chromosome 1, ilPieBrab1.1, whole genome shotgun sequence genomic window:
- the LOC123714255 gene encoding rho GTPase-activating protein 4-like isoform X1, translated as MSVSEATTPSTAEPPAAAPYDERDLEPRTPMKRLGSTRKLAAFNNIRTQLAEQARAVEGRADAAAGVAAELGDYCRRRADLEHEYARALDKLARAAAQRHRDQRHKREQWPLAGAYACWQAALDATRALARDHAALADLYGGPLAARLHRAADDVLRLHRKCRDLVAERQEDIAAALAEAATAGKAHAAAAHDWRAAALKLRHAHTARQALAAADPPRNKKVKALEKELDKRRSRHAEARAKALRARAEYVLSLEAANATLQRYYLDDIADIMLCSETGYEEVVGRAVRCAAAAERARAAALSGAAQALLATAESLDAVGDRQRVVAAHPAAFAPPRPLPYAGESPSRQDAAMKELLDGAAPDEDEAAEALRRELAARLTQLEAAARALRAECREHAKTLDAAEAELVRQMEGPDACWDVTGLFGAAAAPAARPAPADDDEDDAPRKDQEDYYLAKFRSYVSCAGRLARLESKAAAVRERLLGGVSGGGRSPVAGVRRGGRRGQFAAPLDDALPTPLVSCVRVIAGYGLRQQGVFRVSGSQVEMQALRAAFERGEDPLADVRDASDMNSVCGLLKLYLRELRPPLVPPQLRERLVRAAAVPDDAAFAARLREELAALPRPALLVLRYLFAFLAHLAEHSDRNMMDAWNLAICLGPTLLPAWGEGGEQVTAQNLVNELVKRTILLHRDVFPQDIAPHALYVPPEPAHTSPGEADEADGAGAEAAAETEPSDVDDLDDDDEDEEPLAEDDAGCPSEDLAQESRSRSGFAPERIDGGQPRASPASVDDPVSAALAPPGTEARLAESTPDLVLDLPARRRAAGPSPADPPPPASPVPARNTLRVAAKFAELTLTGGSLKPALAAKPALLRRPTPHPARPPPSRPAPPDDAED; from the exons ATATTAGGACTCAGCTGGCGGAGCAAGCGAGAGCGGTGGAGGGGCGCGCCGACGCGGCGGCCGGCGTCGCGGCCGAGCTGGGCGACTACTGCCGTCGGCGCGCAGATCTCGAACACGAATACGCGCGCGCGCTCGACAAGTTAGCGCGCGCGGCAGCCCAGCGCCACCGCGACCAGCGCCACAAGCGAGAGCAGTGGCCGCTGGCCGGAGCCTACGCTTGCTGGCAGGCCGCCCTCGACGCCACGCGTGCTCTGGCCCGCGATCACGCCGCGCTGGCGGACCTGTACGGCGGGCCGCTGGCCGCGCGTCTGCATCGCGCCGCGGACGACGTGCTACGTCTGCACCGCAAGTGCCGCGACCTCGTCGCCGAGCGACAGGAGGACATCGCCGCCGCTCTCGCCGAGGCGGCCACCGCCGGCAAGGCGCACGCCGCCGCCGCGCACGACTGGCGAGCCGCCGCGCTCAAGCTGCGTCACGCGCACACCGCGCGCCAGGCGCTCGCCGCCGCCGACCCGCCGCGGAACAAAAAGGTCAAGGCCCTCGAGAAGGAACTCGACAAG CGTCGCAGTCGACACGCCGAGGCGCGGGCGAAGGCTCTGCGGGCCCGGGCCGAGTACGTGTTGAGCCTCGAAGCGGCCAACGCTACGCTGCAGCGCTATTACCTCGACGACATCGCCGACATTATGCTGTGCAGCGAGACCGGCTACGAGGAGGTGGTCGGGCGCGCCGTGCGATGCGCCGCCGCCGCCGAACGCGCGCGCGCCGCCGCTCTGTCCGGGGCGGCGCAGGCGCTGCTCGCCACCGCCGAGTCGCTCGACGCCGTCGGCGACCGGCAGCGCGTGGTCGCCGCACATCCGGCCGCCTTCGCGCCACCCAGGCCCTTGCCCTACGCGGGCGAGTCCCCCTCGCGGCAGGACGCCGCGATGAAGGAGCTGCTCGACGGCGCTGCGCCCGACGAGGACGAGGCGGCCGAGGCTTTGCGCCGCGAGCTCGCCGCGCGGCTGACGCAGCTCGAGGCGGCGGCGCGCGCGCTGCGTGCCGAGTGTCGCGAGCACGCCAAGAcgctcgacgccgccgaggcgGAGCTCGTGCGCCAGATGGAGGGCCCCGACGCCTGCTGGGACGTGACCGGGCTCTTCGGCGCCGCCGCCGCTCCCGCCGCGCGGCCGGCGCCCGCCGACGACGACGAGGACGACGCGCCCAGGAAGGATCAGGAAGACTACTACTTGGCC AAGTTCCGGTCGTACGTGTCGTGCGCGGGCAGGCTGGCTCGCCTCGAGAGCAAGGCGGCGGCCGTGCGCGAGCGCCTTCTGGGCGGCGTCTCGGGCGGCGGTCGGTCTCCGGTGGCGGGCGTGAGGCGCGGCGGACGGCGCGGCCAGTTCGCGGCGCCGCTGGACGACGCGCTGCCGACGCCGCTCGTGTCCTGCGTGCGAGTCATCGCCGGGTACGGTCTGCGGCAGCAGGGCGTCTTCCGCGTGTCCGGCTCGCAGGTGGAGATGCAGGCGCTGCGCGCCGCCTTCGAGCGCGGTGAGGACCCGCTGGCGGACGTGCGCGACGCGTCCGACATGAATTCGGTCTGCGGCCTGCTCAAGCTGTACCTGCGCGAGCTGCGGCCGCCGCTGGTGCCGCCGCAGCTGCGGGAGCGCCTCGTGCGCGCCGCCGCCGTCCCCGACGACGCGGCGTTCGCGGCGAGGCTCCGCGAGGAGCTGGCGGCGTTGCCGCGCCCGGCGTTGCTCGTGCTGCGCTATCTGTTCGCCTTTCTGGCGCATCTGGCGGAGCACAGCGACCGGAACATGATGGACGCGTGGAATCTCGCCATCTGTCTCGGGCCTACGCTGCTGCCCGCCTGGGGCGAGGGCGGCGAGCAGGTGACGGCCCAGAACCTCGTCAACGAGCTCGTGAAGCGCACCATCCTGCTGCACCGCGACGTGTTCCCGCAGGACATCGCTCCGCACGCGCTCTACGTGCCTCCCGAGCCGGCGCACACCTCTCCCGG GGAGGCCGACGAGGCGGACGGCGCGGGTGCCGAAGCGGCGGCCGAGACGGAGCCGAGCGACGTCGACGACCTGGACGACGACGACGAAGACGAGGAGCCTCTCGCCGAAGACGACGCGGG GTGCCCGTCGGAAGACCTCGCCCAG GAATCCAGGTCACGGAGCGGCTTCGCTCCCGAGCGCATCGACGGAGGGCAGCCGCGAGCGTCGCCCGCGTCCGTCGACGACCCCGTCTCCGCCGCCCTAGCGCCGCCGGGGACCGAAGC GCGGTTGGCCGAGAGCACGCCCGACCTGGTGCTAGACCTGCCGGCGAGACGCCGCGCCGCCGGCCCCTCGCCCGCCGACCCGCCGCCCCCCGCGAGCCCCGTGCCCGCGCGCAACACGCTGCGCGTCGCCGCCAAGTTCGCCGAGCTCACGCTGACCGGGGGCTCGCTGAAGCCCGCCCTCGCCGCAAAGCCGGCCCTGTTGCGCCGTCCGACGCCGCACCCGGCGCGCCCGCCGCCCTCCCGGCCGGCGCCCCCCGACGACGCGGAGGACTAG
- the LOC123714255 gene encoding rho GTPase-activating protein 4-like isoform X4, giving the protein MSVSEATTPSTAEPPAAAPYDERDLEPRTPMKRLGSTRKLAAFNNIRTQLAEQARAVEGRADAAAGVAAELGDYCRRRADLEHEYARALDKLARAAAQRHRDQRHKREQWPLAGAYACWQAALDATRALARDHAALADLYGGPLAARLHRAADDVLRLHRKCRDLVAERQEDIAAALAEAATAGKAHAAAAHDWRAAALKLRHAHTARQALAAADPPRNKKVKALEKELDKRRSRHAEARAKALRARAEYVLSLEAANATLQRYYLDDIADIMLCSETGYEEVVGRAVRCAAAAERARAAALSGAAQALLATAESLDAVGDRQRVVAAHPAAFAPPRPLPYAGESPSRQDAAMKELLDGAAPDEDEAAEALRRELAARLTQLEAAARALRAECREHAKTLDAAEAELVRQMEGPDACWDVTGLFGAAAAPAARPAPADDDEDDAPRKDQEDYYLAKFRSYVSCAGRLARLESKAAAVRERLLGGVSGGGRSPVAGVRRGGRRGQFAAPLDDALPTPLVSCVRVIAGYGLRQQGVFRVSGSQVEMQALRAAFERGEDPLADVRDASDMNSVCGLLKLYLRELRPPLVPPQLRERLVRAAAVPDDAAFAARLREELAALPRPALLVLRYLFAFLAHLAEHSDRNMMDAWNLAICLGPTLLPAWGEGGEQVTAQNLVNELVKRTILLHRDVFPQDIAPHALYVPPEPAHTSPGEADEADGAGAEAAAETEPSDVDDLDDDDEDEEPLAEDDAGNPGHGAASLPSASTEGSRERRPRPSTTPSPPP; this is encoded by the exons ATATTAGGACTCAGCTGGCGGAGCAAGCGAGAGCGGTGGAGGGGCGCGCCGACGCGGCGGCCGGCGTCGCGGCCGAGCTGGGCGACTACTGCCGTCGGCGCGCAGATCTCGAACACGAATACGCGCGCGCGCTCGACAAGTTAGCGCGCGCGGCAGCCCAGCGCCACCGCGACCAGCGCCACAAGCGAGAGCAGTGGCCGCTGGCCGGAGCCTACGCTTGCTGGCAGGCCGCCCTCGACGCCACGCGTGCTCTGGCCCGCGATCACGCCGCGCTGGCGGACCTGTACGGCGGGCCGCTGGCCGCGCGTCTGCATCGCGCCGCGGACGACGTGCTACGTCTGCACCGCAAGTGCCGCGACCTCGTCGCCGAGCGACAGGAGGACATCGCCGCCGCTCTCGCCGAGGCGGCCACCGCCGGCAAGGCGCACGCCGCCGCCGCGCACGACTGGCGAGCCGCCGCGCTCAAGCTGCGTCACGCGCACACCGCGCGCCAGGCGCTCGCCGCCGCCGACCCGCCGCGGAACAAAAAGGTCAAGGCCCTCGAGAAGGAACTCGACAAG CGTCGCAGTCGACACGCCGAGGCGCGGGCGAAGGCTCTGCGGGCCCGGGCCGAGTACGTGTTGAGCCTCGAAGCGGCCAACGCTACGCTGCAGCGCTATTACCTCGACGACATCGCCGACATTATGCTGTGCAGCGAGACCGGCTACGAGGAGGTGGTCGGGCGCGCCGTGCGATGCGCCGCCGCCGCCGAACGCGCGCGCGCCGCCGCTCTGTCCGGGGCGGCGCAGGCGCTGCTCGCCACCGCCGAGTCGCTCGACGCCGTCGGCGACCGGCAGCGCGTGGTCGCCGCACATCCGGCCGCCTTCGCGCCACCCAGGCCCTTGCCCTACGCGGGCGAGTCCCCCTCGCGGCAGGACGCCGCGATGAAGGAGCTGCTCGACGGCGCTGCGCCCGACGAGGACGAGGCGGCCGAGGCTTTGCGCCGCGAGCTCGCCGCGCGGCTGACGCAGCTCGAGGCGGCGGCGCGCGCGCTGCGTGCCGAGTGTCGCGAGCACGCCAAGAcgctcgacgccgccgaggcgGAGCTCGTGCGCCAGATGGAGGGCCCCGACGCCTGCTGGGACGTGACCGGGCTCTTCGGCGCCGCCGCCGCTCCCGCCGCGCGGCCGGCGCCCGCCGACGACGACGAGGACGACGCGCCCAGGAAGGATCAGGAAGACTACTACTTGGCC AAGTTCCGGTCGTACGTGTCGTGCGCGGGCAGGCTGGCTCGCCTCGAGAGCAAGGCGGCGGCCGTGCGCGAGCGCCTTCTGGGCGGCGTCTCGGGCGGCGGTCGGTCTCCGGTGGCGGGCGTGAGGCGCGGCGGACGGCGCGGCCAGTTCGCGGCGCCGCTGGACGACGCGCTGCCGACGCCGCTCGTGTCCTGCGTGCGAGTCATCGCCGGGTACGGTCTGCGGCAGCAGGGCGTCTTCCGCGTGTCCGGCTCGCAGGTGGAGATGCAGGCGCTGCGCGCCGCCTTCGAGCGCGGTGAGGACCCGCTGGCGGACGTGCGCGACGCGTCCGACATGAATTCGGTCTGCGGCCTGCTCAAGCTGTACCTGCGCGAGCTGCGGCCGCCGCTGGTGCCGCCGCAGCTGCGGGAGCGCCTCGTGCGCGCCGCCGCCGTCCCCGACGACGCGGCGTTCGCGGCGAGGCTCCGCGAGGAGCTGGCGGCGTTGCCGCGCCCGGCGTTGCTCGTGCTGCGCTATCTGTTCGCCTTTCTGGCGCATCTGGCGGAGCACAGCGACCGGAACATGATGGACGCGTGGAATCTCGCCATCTGTCTCGGGCCTACGCTGCTGCCCGCCTGGGGCGAGGGCGGCGAGCAGGTGACGGCCCAGAACCTCGTCAACGAGCTCGTGAAGCGCACCATCCTGCTGCACCGCGACGTGTTCCCGCAGGACATCGCTCCGCACGCGCTCTACGTGCCTCCCGAGCCGGCGCACACCTCTCCCGG GGAGGCCGACGAGGCGGACGGCGCGGGTGCCGAAGCGGCGGCCGAGACGGAGCCGAGCGACGTCGACGACCTGGACGACGACGACGAAGACGAGGAGCCTCTCGCCGAAGACGACGCGGG GAATCCAGGTCACGGAGCGGCTTCGCTCCCGAGCGCATCGACGGAGGGCAGCCGCGAGCGTCGCCCGCGTCCGTCGACGACCCCGTCTCCGCCGCCCTAG
- the LOC123714255 gene encoding rho GTPase-activating protein 4-like isoform X2: protein MFQCIVQPRPDWGPPEVANAFPDIRTQLAEQARAVEGRADAAAGVAAELGDYCRRRADLEHEYARALDKLARAAAQRHRDQRHKREQWPLAGAYACWQAALDATRALARDHAALADLYGGPLAARLHRAADDVLRLHRKCRDLVAERQEDIAAALAEAATAGKAHAAAAHDWRAAALKLRHAHTARQALAAADPPRNKKVKALEKELDKRRSRHAEARAKALRARAEYVLSLEAANATLQRYYLDDIADIMLCSETGYEEVVGRAVRCAAAAERARAAALSGAAQALLATAESLDAVGDRQRVVAAHPAAFAPPRPLPYAGESPSRQDAAMKELLDGAAPDEDEAAEALRRELAARLTQLEAAARALRAECREHAKTLDAAEAELVRQMEGPDACWDVTGLFGAAAAPAARPAPADDDEDDAPRKDQEDYYLAKFRSYVSCAGRLARLESKAAAVRERLLGGVSGGGRSPVAGVRRGGRRGQFAAPLDDALPTPLVSCVRVIAGYGLRQQGVFRVSGSQVEMQALRAAFERGEDPLADVRDASDMNSVCGLLKLYLRELRPPLVPPQLRERLVRAAAVPDDAAFAARLREELAALPRPALLVLRYLFAFLAHLAEHSDRNMMDAWNLAICLGPTLLPAWGEGGEQVTAQNLVNELVKRTILLHRDVFPQDIAPHALYVPPEPAHTSPGEADEADGAGAEAAAETEPSDVDDLDDDDEDEEPLAEDDAGCPSEDLAQESRSRSGFAPERIDGGQPRASPASVDDPVSAALAPPGTEARLAESTPDLVLDLPARRRAAGPSPADPPPPASPVPARNTLRVAAKFAELTLTGGSLKPALAAKPALLRRPTPHPARPPPSRPAPPDDAED, encoded by the exons ATGTTCCAGTGCATAGTGCAGCCGCGCCCCGACTGGGGTCCGCCCGAAGTCGCTAATGCATTTCCCG ATATTAGGACTCAGCTGGCGGAGCAAGCGAGAGCGGTGGAGGGGCGCGCCGACGCGGCGGCCGGCGTCGCGGCCGAGCTGGGCGACTACTGCCGTCGGCGCGCAGATCTCGAACACGAATACGCGCGCGCGCTCGACAAGTTAGCGCGCGCGGCAGCCCAGCGCCACCGCGACCAGCGCCACAAGCGAGAGCAGTGGCCGCTGGCCGGAGCCTACGCTTGCTGGCAGGCCGCCCTCGACGCCACGCGTGCTCTGGCCCGCGATCACGCCGCGCTGGCGGACCTGTACGGCGGGCCGCTGGCCGCGCGTCTGCATCGCGCCGCGGACGACGTGCTACGTCTGCACCGCAAGTGCCGCGACCTCGTCGCCGAGCGACAGGAGGACATCGCCGCCGCTCTCGCCGAGGCGGCCACCGCCGGCAAGGCGCACGCCGCCGCCGCGCACGACTGGCGAGCCGCCGCGCTCAAGCTGCGTCACGCGCACACCGCGCGCCAGGCGCTCGCCGCCGCCGACCCGCCGCGGAACAAAAAGGTCAAGGCCCTCGAGAAGGAACTCGACAAG CGTCGCAGTCGACACGCCGAGGCGCGGGCGAAGGCTCTGCGGGCCCGGGCCGAGTACGTGTTGAGCCTCGAAGCGGCCAACGCTACGCTGCAGCGCTATTACCTCGACGACATCGCCGACATTATGCTGTGCAGCGAGACCGGCTACGAGGAGGTGGTCGGGCGCGCCGTGCGATGCGCCGCCGCCGCCGAACGCGCGCGCGCCGCCGCTCTGTCCGGGGCGGCGCAGGCGCTGCTCGCCACCGCCGAGTCGCTCGACGCCGTCGGCGACCGGCAGCGCGTGGTCGCCGCACATCCGGCCGCCTTCGCGCCACCCAGGCCCTTGCCCTACGCGGGCGAGTCCCCCTCGCGGCAGGACGCCGCGATGAAGGAGCTGCTCGACGGCGCTGCGCCCGACGAGGACGAGGCGGCCGAGGCTTTGCGCCGCGAGCTCGCCGCGCGGCTGACGCAGCTCGAGGCGGCGGCGCGCGCGCTGCGTGCCGAGTGTCGCGAGCACGCCAAGAcgctcgacgccgccgaggcgGAGCTCGTGCGCCAGATGGAGGGCCCCGACGCCTGCTGGGACGTGACCGGGCTCTTCGGCGCCGCCGCCGCTCCCGCCGCGCGGCCGGCGCCCGCCGACGACGACGAGGACGACGCGCCCAGGAAGGATCAGGAAGACTACTACTTGGCC AAGTTCCGGTCGTACGTGTCGTGCGCGGGCAGGCTGGCTCGCCTCGAGAGCAAGGCGGCGGCCGTGCGCGAGCGCCTTCTGGGCGGCGTCTCGGGCGGCGGTCGGTCTCCGGTGGCGGGCGTGAGGCGCGGCGGACGGCGCGGCCAGTTCGCGGCGCCGCTGGACGACGCGCTGCCGACGCCGCTCGTGTCCTGCGTGCGAGTCATCGCCGGGTACGGTCTGCGGCAGCAGGGCGTCTTCCGCGTGTCCGGCTCGCAGGTGGAGATGCAGGCGCTGCGCGCCGCCTTCGAGCGCGGTGAGGACCCGCTGGCGGACGTGCGCGACGCGTCCGACATGAATTCGGTCTGCGGCCTGCTCAAGCTGTACCTGCGCGAGCTGCGGCCGCCGCTGGTGCCGCCGCAGCTGCGGGAGCGCCTCGTGCGCGCCGCCGCCGTCCCCGACGACGCGGCGTTCGCGGCGAGGCTCCGCGAGGAGCTGGCGGCGTTGCCGCGCCCGGCGTTGCTCGTGCTGCGCTATCTGTTCGCCTTTCTGGCGCATCTGGCGGAGCACAGCGACCGGAACATGATGGACGCGTGGAATCTCGCCATCTGTCTCGGGCCTACGCTGCTGCCCGCCTGGGGCGAGGGCGGCGAGCAGGTGACGGCCCAGAACCTCGTCAACGAGCTCGTGAAGCGCACCATCCTGCTGCACCGCGACGTGTTCCCGCAGGACATCGCTCCGCACGCGCTCTACGTGCCTCCCGAGCCGGCGCACACCTCTCCCGG GGAGGCCGACGAGGCGGACGGCGCGGGTGCCGAAGCGGCGGCCGAGACGGAGCCGAGCGACGTCGACGACCTGGACGACGACGACGAAGACGAGGAGCCTCTCGCCGAAGACGACGCGGG GTGCCCGTCGGAAGACCTCGCCCAG GAATCCAGGTCACGGAGCGGCTTCGCTCCCGAGCGCATCGACGGAGGGCAGCCGCGAGCGTCGCCCGCGTCCGTCGACGACCCCGTCTCCGCCGCCCTAGCGCCGCCGGGGACCGAAGC GCGGTTGGCCGAGAGCACGCCCGACCTGGTGCTAGACCTGCCGGCGAGACGCCGCGCCGCCGGCCCCTCGCCCGCCGACCCGCCGCCCCCCGCGAGCCCCGTGCCCGCGCGCAACACGCTGCGCGTCGCCGCCAAGTTCGCCGAGCTCACGCTGACCGGGGGCTCGCTGAAGCCCGCCCTCGCCGCAAAGCCGGCCCTGTTGCGCCGTCCGACGCCGCACCCGGCGCGCCCGCCGCCCTCCCGGCCGGCGCCCCCCGACGACGCGGAGGACTAG
- the LOC123714255 gene encoding rho GTPase-activating protein 4-like isoform X3 — MSVSEATTPSTAEPPAAAPYDERDLEPRTPMKRLGSTRKLAAFNNIRTQLAEQARAVEGRADAAAGVAAELGDYCRRRADLEHEYARALDKLARAAAQRHRDQRHKREQWPLAGAYACWQAALDATRALARDHAALADLYGGPLAARLHRAADDVLRLHRKCRDLVAERQEDIAAALAEAATAGKAHAAAAHDWRAAALKLRHAHTARQALAAADPPRNKKVKALEKELDKRRSRHAEARAKALRARAEYVLSLEAANATLQRYYLDDIADIMLCSETGYEEVVGRAVRCAAAAERARAAALSGAAQALLATAESLDAVGDRQRVVAAHPAAFAPPRPLPYAGESPSRQDAAMKELLDGAAPDEDEAAEALRRELAARLTQLEAAARALRAECREHAKTLDAAEAELVRQMEGPDACWDVTGLFGAAAAPAARPAPADDDEDDAPRKDQEDYYLAKFRSYVSCAGRLARLESKAAAVRERLLGGVSGGGRSPVAGVRRGGRRGQFAAPLDDALPTPLVSCVRVIAGYGLRQQGVFRVSGSQVEMQALRAAFERGEDPLADVRDASDMNSVCGLLKLYLRELRPPLVPPQLRERLVRAAAVPDDAAFAARLREELAALPRPALLVLRYLFAFLAHLAEHSDRNMMDAWNLAICLGPTLLPAWGEGGEQVTAQNLVNELVKRTILLHRDVFPQDIAPHALYVPPEPAHTSPGEADEADGAGAEAAAETEPSDVDDLDDDDEDEEPLAEDDAGRLAESTPDLVLDLPARRRAAGPSPADPPPPASPVPARNTLRVAAKFAELTLTGGSLKPALAAKPALLRRPTPHPARPPPSRPAPPDDAED; from the exons ATATTAGGACTCAGCTGGCGGAGCAAGCGAGAGCGGTGGAGGGGCGCGCCGACGCGGCGGCCGGCGTCGCGGCCGAGCTGGGCGACTACTGCCGTCGGCGCGCAGATCTCGAACACGAATACGCGCGCGCGCTCGACAAGTTAGCGCGCGCGGCAGCCCAGCGCCACCGCGACCAGCGCCACAAGCGAGAGCAGTGGCCGCTGGCCGGAGCCTACGCTTGCTGGCAGGCCGCCCTCGACGCCACGCGTGCTCTGGCCCGCGATCACGCCGCGCTGGCGGACCTGTACGGCGGGCCGCTGGCCGCGCGTCTGCATCGCGCCGCGGACGACGTGCTACGTCTGCACCGCAAGTGCCGCGACCTCGTCGCCGAGCGACAGGAGGACATCGCCGCCGCTCTCGCCGAGGCGGCCACCGCCGGCAAGGCGCACGCCGCCGCCGCGCACGACTGGCGAGCCGCCGCGCTCAAGCTGCGTCACGCGCACACCGCGCGCCAGGCGCTCGCCGCCGCCGACCCGCCGCGGAACAAAAAGGTCAAGGCCCTCGAGAAGGAACTCGACAAG CGTCGCAGTCGACACGCCGAGGCGCGGGCGAAGGCTCTGCGGGCCCGGGCCGAGTACGTGTTGAGCCTCGAAGCGGCCAACGCTACGCTGCAGCGCTATTACCTCGACGACATCGCCGACATTATGCTGTGCAGCGAGACCGGCTACGAGGAGGTGGTCGGGCGCGCCGTGCGATGCGCCGCCGCCGCCGAACGCGCGCGCGCCGCCGCTCTGTCCGGGGCGGCGCAGGCGCTGCTCGCCACCGCCGAGTCGCTCGACGCCGTCGGCGACCGGCAGCGCGTGGTCGCCGCACATCCGGCCGCCTTCGCGCCACCCAGGCCCTTGCCCTACGCGGGCGAGTCCCCCTCGCGGCAGGACGCCGCGATGAAGGAGCTGCTCGACGGCGCTGCGCCCGACGAGGACGAGGCGGCCGAGGCTTTGCGCCGCGAGCTCGCCGCGCGGCTGACGCAGCTCGAGGCGGCGGCGCGCGCGCTGCGTGCCGAGTGTCGCGAGCACGCCAAGAcgctcgacgccgccgaggcgGAGCTCGTGCGCCAGATGGAGGGCCCCGACGCCTGCTGGGACGTGACCGGGCTCTTCGGCGCCGCCGCCGCTCCCGCCGCGCGGCCGGCGCCCGCCGACGACGACGAGGACGACGCGCCCAGGAAGGATCAGGAAGACTACTACTTGGCC AAGTTCCGGTCGTACGTGTCGTGCGCGGGCAGGCTGGCTCGCCTCGAGAGCAAGGCGGCGGCCGTGCGCGAGCGCCTTCTGGGCGGCGTCTCGGGCGGCGGTCGGTCTCCGGTGGCGGGCGTGAGGCGCGGCGGACGGCGCGGCCAGTTCGCGGCGCCGCTGGACGACGCGCTGCCGACGCCGCTCGTGTCCTGCGTGCGAGTCATCGCCGGGTACGGTCTGCGGCAGCAGGGCGTCTTCCGCGTGTCCGGCTCGCAGGTGGAGATGCAGGCGCTGCGCGCCGCCTTCGAGCGCGGTGAGGACCCGCTGGCGGACGTGCGCGACGCGTCCGACATGAATTCGGTCTGCGGCCTGCTCAAGCTGTACCTGCGCGAGCTGCGGCCGCCGCTGGTGCCGCCGCAGCTGCGGGAGCGCCTCGTGCGCGCCGCCGCCGTCCCCGACGACGCGGCGTTCGCGGCGAGGCTCCGCGAGGAGCTGGCGGCGTTGCCGCGCCCGGCGTTGCTCGTGCTGCGCTATCTGTTCGCCTTTCTGGCGCATCTGGCGGAGCACAGCGACCGGAACATGATGGACGCGTGGAATCTCGCCATCTGTCTCGGGCCTACGCTGCTGCCCGCCTGGGGCGAGGGCGGCGAGCAGGTGACGGCCCAGAACCTCGTCAACGAGCTCGTGAAGCGCACCATCCTGCTGCACCGCGACGTGTTCCCGCAGGACATCGCTCCGCACGCGCTCTACGTGCCTCCCGAGCCGGCGCACACCTCTCCCGG GGAGGCCGACGAGGCGGACGGCGCGGGTGCCGAAGCGGCGGCCGAGACGGAGCCGAGCGACGTCGACGACCTGGACGACGACGACGAAGACGAGGAGCCTCTCGCCGAAGACGACGCGGG GCGGTTGGCCGAGAGCACGCCCGACCTGGTGCTAGACCTGCCGGCGAGACGCCGCGCCGCCGGCCCCTCGCCCGCCGACCCGCCGCCCCCCGCGAGCCCCGTGCCCGCGCGCAACACGCTGCGCGTCGCCGCCAAGTTCGCCGAGCTCACGCTGACCGGGGGCTCGCTGAAGCCCGCCCTCGCCGCAAAGCCGGCCCTGTTGCGCCGTCCGACGCCGCACCCGGCGCGCCCGCCGCCCTCCCGGCCGGCGCCCCCCGACGACGCGGAGGACTAG